The Thalassotalea psychrophila genome window below encodes:
- a CDS encoding IclR family transcriptional regulator: protein MKKAKPESRIQVIDRAAMLLDAISRYSMPVTLKALSADTNLAPSTAFRILHSLIDNRFVDRDDTGKYQLSGRLIRLSNSQYINIDFRKVAKPYMEKLRDKFGETINLTTREGDVVIYVEKAIPNRMMHVQQIIGSRAPLHVTGVGKMMLGMEGKDGIHGYAQRTNLPGYTRKTFSTIDTLEHECMKCVEQGFAYDNEEAEIGVGCIGVLLYDRYGEVVAGLSVSAPIERRKEEWINDLVAAGRSLSAELGYVENQVSN, encoded by the coding sequence ATGAAAAAAGCCAAACCAGAATCTAGAATTCAAGTGATCGACAGAGCAGCAATGTTACTTGATGCTATATCACGCTATTCAATGCCGGTAACGCTAAAAGCGCTTAGTGCGGACACCAATTTGGCGCCTTCTACAGCATTTCGTATTTTGCATTCGTTAATTGATAACCGCTTTGTCGATAGAGATGACACAGGAAAATATCAGTTAAGTGGTCGCTTAATACGATTAAGTAATTCGCAATATATTAATATCGATTTTCGTAAAGTAGCTAAACCTTATATGGAAAAGCTACGTGATAAATTTGGTGAAACCATTAATCTCACTACTCGTGAGGGTGACGTGGTTATTTACGTAGAAAAAGCGATCCCCAATCGAATGATGCACGTTCAACAAATTATTGGTAGTCGAGCTCCTTTACATGTAACCGGAGTGGGTAAAATGATGTTGGGTATGGAAGGTAAAGATGGCATTCACGGCTATGCTCAACGTACTAATTTACCTGGTTATACGCGCAAAACGTTTTCAACAATAGACACCTTAGAGCATGAATGTATGAAATGTGTTGAACAAGGCTTTGCTTATGACAATGAGGAAGCTGAAATAGGGGTGGGCTGTATTGGTGTACTTTTGTATGACCGATACGGCGAAGTCGTTGCAGGATTATCTGTTTCTGCTCCAATTGAGCGACGCAAAGAAGAATGGATTAATGACCTAGTTGCAGCTGGAAGGTCACTATCAGCTGAACTTGGTTATGTAGAAAATCAAGTTTCAAATTAA
- a CDS encoding GlcG/HbpS family heme-binding protein, whose product MLTIDRLNQSEAKLIIDGAVQKASDLGVPMCISVVDESGSLIAFERMDGGKIHSITISQDKAFTAASARKGTHEFNQACIPGHENNLFGIHTALGGRMCIVGGGLPILSNGKVVGGIGVSSGSPEQDLGCAQAGVDAFSHLLAS is encoded by the coding sequence ATGTTAACAATAGATAGATTAAATCAATCGGAAGCAAAATTAATTATTGACGGAGCGGTACAAAAAGCAAGTGACCTGGGTGTACCTATGTGTATATCTGTGGTCGATGAATCAGGTAGCTTAATTGCTTTTGAACGCATGGATGGCGGAAAAATTCACAGTATCACCATTTCTCAGGATAAGGCTTTTACAGCTGCATCTGCACGCAAGGGCACACATGAATTTAATCAGGCCTGTATTCCGGGGCATGAAAATAATTTATTTGGTATTCATACGGCCTTAGGTGGGCGTATGTGTATCGTCGGTGGTGGCTTGCCAATTCTGTCTAACGGCAAAGTTGTTGGAGGTATAGGGGTGAGCTCAGGATCTCCAGAGCAGGATTTAGGTTGCGCTCAAGCCGGGGTTGATGCTTTTAGCCATCTCCTTGCAAGTTAA
- a CDS encoding YtoQ family protein, translating to MELNVYLSGEIHTDWREQIIKGCQSYDLNIVFCSANTDHDTSDSAGDILGAEQQSFWRDHKSAKVNAIRTKTLIERCDIAIIRFGDKYKQWNAAFDAGYCAALSKPYITLHREDIVHPLKEVDAAAHAWATTPMQVVETLKYLASK from the coding sequence ATGGAATTAAATGTATATCTCTCAGGTGAAATTCATACTGATTGGCGAGAGCAAATTATTAAAGGCTGTCAAAGCTATGACTTAAATATTGTGTTTTGTTCAGCCAATACAGATCATGACACAAGTGATAGTGCCGGCGATATTCTTGGTGCTGAACAACAATCATTTTGGCGAGATCATAAATCAGCAAAAGTTAATGCTATCAGAACGAAAACATTAATTGAACGATGTGATATTGCCATCATTCGCTTTGGTGACAAGTACAAGCAATGGAATGCGGCATTTGATGCAGGCTATTGTGCAGCTCTTAGTAAGCCTTACATCACACTTCATCGTGAAGACATAGTTCATCCGCTTAAAGAGGTCGATGCAGCGGCTCACGCATGGGCTACAACACCTATGCAAGTAGTGGAAACTTTAAAATATCTAGCAAGTAAATAG
- a CDS encoding urea transporter, protein MRLPVNHFINSFLRSFSQIMLQGNSVTGFLFIVGIGLNSPIMLLGASIAILSSLMIAKLFKYDLNSTQSGLYGFNSALVGIAVFFILPANGFSFVLILFISAFCTVVMHFMLHRLSGLPAFTTPFIVSTWLLFIFIDTVAIDTVANPFAEQISGDFYVVMRGVGQVMLQNNWLSGVVFVVGILAHSHKSAFWAIIGSVGGMIIARAFNFSEDVVFIGLYGFNASLVAIALAERYAKKQWLIFLGMALSVVITRAFEQLPIPALTAPFVLASWIIIGLVKINSKRVSNESQI, encoded by the coding sequence ATGAGACTTCCTGTTAATCATTTTATCAACAGTTTCCTGCGCAGCTTTTCTCAAATTATGCTGCAAGGAAACTCTGTCACTGGCTTTTTATTCATTGTTGGCATTGGTCTAAACTCTCCAATAATGCTTCTTGGGGCAAGTATTGCAATATTGTCGAGCTTAATGATCGCTAAGCTTTTTAAATATGACTTGAACTCGACTCAAAGTGGTCTTTATGGCTTTAACTCTGCACTTGTTGGCATAGCTGTCTTTTTCATTTTACCTGCCAATGGGTTTTCATTCGTATTAATCCTCTTTATAAGTGCATTTTGCACTGTAGTTATGCACTTTATGTTGCATCGACTATCAGGTCTTCCTGCCTTTACTACGCCATTTATTGTGTCTACATGGTTGCTATTTATTTTTATTGATACTGTTGCAATCGATACCGTAGCTAATCCATTTGCAGAACAAATTAGCGGTGATTTTTACGTTGTTATGCGTGGAGTTGGGCAAGTGATGTTGCAAAATAATTGGCTATCTGGAGTCGTTTTTGTTGTTGGTATACTCGCTCATTCACACAAAAGCGCATTTTGGGCCATCATTGGTTCTGTAGGGGGAATGATTATTGCTCGTGCTTTTAACTTTTCAGAAGATGTGGTGTTTATCGGGCTCTATGGATTTAACGCTAGCCTGGTAGCAATCGCCTTAGCAGAACGATACGCTAAAAAGCAATGGTTGATATTCCTTGGCATGGCATTATCGGTTGTGATCACTAGAGCGTTCGAGCAGTTACCTATACCAGCATTAACCGCTCCTTTTGTTTTAGCTAGCTGGATAATTATTGGCTTAGTGAAAATAAATTCTAAAAGGGTATCTAACGAATCACAAATATGA
- a CDS encoding SulP family inorganic anion transporter, with protein sequence MLSLSHFNRHTIKGDIFGALTSTIVALPFALAFGVTSGAGASAGIYCAIITGLFASLFGGTNQQISGPNTGLTVAMVAILTSFVAQSPENGIALAFTVVSLAGLFQMLFGFFKLGKYFTLVPYPVISGFTSGIGVLIILSQIEPLFGHTLPELQVSFTTLTSTNTLLGFACLLMLFLWPQKYSRVVPASIIAVIGATIFYIFAGVNIPVVDAIASELPSFNMPVWESDLAGELIKSALLIATLSTLDSLMTSLTVDSISNELHDSDQELVGQGIGNIIAGFFGALPGGGATMRTVTNLRAGGTTPLSGMFHALFILAIVLWAGEYTTYIPVAVLAAILIHVGISIIDWNFLKRSHQVPLFSVGLMISTMIMSVAFDLVTAVLIGTFIANLVTIRRLSEIQLDNINLFTAKDAEHLSAAEKQLLESMDDSVILLNISGPIGFGVARGLKQSVSQSDQNKALLIDLTDARFVGITSTIAIEEIIVSYQNQGREILLSSVCDRVRDDFEKLKLIDKISAEHIFDSRLDALNYLKQKLAK encoded by the coding sequence ATGCTTTCTTTATCACACTTTAATCGACATACCATTAAGGGCGATATTTTTGGTGCACTGACATCAACAATAGTCGCATTACCGTTTGCCTTGGCATTTGGGGTTACATCTGGTGCTGGTGCCAGTGCAGGTATTTATTGTGCCATTATTACTGGTTTGTTTGCCTCACTATTTGGTGGCACTAATCAGCAAATATCTGGGCCAAATACAGGGTTGACTGTAGCAATGGTAGCAATATTAACTAGCTTCGTTGCTCAGTCACCTGAAAACGGCATTGCCTTAGCATTTACAGTGGTTAGTTTGGCTGGCCTATTCCAAATGCTCTTTGGCTTTTTTAAGTTAGGTAAATATTTTACCCTAGTTCCTTACCCTGTTATATCTGGCTTTACTTCGGGTATTGGGGTGTTGATCATCCTCTCACAAATTGAACCTTTATTTGGCCACACTTTGCCTGAACTGCAAGTGTCATTCACTACATTAACCAGCACTAACACGCTACTTGGTTTTGCATGTTTATTGATGCTTTTTTTATGGCCGCAAAAATATAGCCGGGTGGTACCCGCTAGTATCATCGCAGTGATTGGCGCAACTATATTTTATATTTTCGCCGGCGTTAATATACCCGTTGTTGATGCCATTGCCAGTGAGCTTCCTTCATTTAATATGCCGGTATGGGAAAGTGACTTAGCCGGAGAACTGATTAAATCTGCGTTATTAATTGCTACATTAAGTACATTAGACTCATTAATGACCTCACTAACAGTTGATAGTATCAGTAATGAATTGCATGACTCAGATCAAGAACTTGTAGGCCAAGGCATTGGTAATATTATCGCTGGTTTTTTCGGTGCATTGCCAGGTGGTGGTGCAACCATGCGTACCGTAACTAACTTAAGAGCTGGTGGTACAACACCTTTGTCAGGCATGTTTCATGCGCTTTTCATCTTGGCTATAGTGCTATGGGCCGGAGAGTACACTACCTATATTCCGGTGGCAGTACTAGCTGCTATATTAATTCATGTTGGTATTAGTATCATTGATTGGAACTTCCTTAAACGCAGCCATCAAGTACCATTATTTAGTGTTGGTTTAATGATATCAACCATGATTATGTCGGTGGCTTTTGATCTAGTAACCGCGGTATTGATAGGAACTTTCATCGCCAACTTAGTGACAATTCGCCGTTTATCAGAAATTCAATTAGACAATATTAATCTATTCACGGCTAAAGATGCTGAGCATCTGTCGGCCGCTGAAAAACAGTTATTAGAATCGATGGATGATAGTGTAATTTTGCTCAATATTTCAGGTCCAATTGGTTTTGGTGTTGCAAGAGGATTGAAGCAGAGTGTTTCACAGTCGGATCAAAATAAAGCTTTATTGATAGATTTAACTGATGCTCGCTTTGTTGGTATTACAAGTACCATTGCCATAGAAGAGATTATTGTTAGTTATCAAAATCAGGGACGCGAAATATTGTTATCGAGTGTCTGTGATAGAGTACGTGATGATTTTGAAAAATTAAAATTGATCGACAAAATCTCAGCAGAACATATTTTTGATTCAAGGTTAGATGCACTTAATTACTTAAAGCAAAAGCTTGCAAAATAA